In the genome of Pseudomonas sp. P5_109, one region contains:
- a CDS encoding DNA translocase FtsK, translating into MKKSTAAPKPAVVPLWRQHLHYRLKEGALIAIGALCLFLMMALLTYGKDDPGWSHNSKIDDVQNFGGPAGSYSADILFMVLGYFAYIFPLLLAIKAYQIFRQRHEPWQWSGWLFSWRLIGLVFLVLSGAALAHIHFHAATGLPAGAGGALGESLGELARNALNIQGSTLLFIALFLFGLTVFTDLSWFKVMDITGKITLDLFELFQGAANRWWAARTERKQLVAQLREVDNRMDEVVAPTVTDKREQAKVKERLIEREQALSKHMSEREKQVPPVIAPAPPKPAAPSKRVEKEKQAPLFVDSAVEGTLPPISILDPAEKKQLNYSPESLAAVGHLLEIKLKEFGVEVAVDSIHPGPVITRYEIQPAAGVKVSRISNLAKDLARSLAVTSVRVVEVIPGKTTVGIEIPNEDRQIVRFSEVLSTPEYDNFKSPVTLALGHDIGGKPVITDLAKMPHLLVAGTTGSGKSVGVNAMILSILFKSGPEDAKLIMIDPKMLELSIYEGIPHLLCPVVTDMKDAANALRWSVAEMERRYKLMAKMGVRNLSGFNAKVKEAQDAGTPLSDPLYKRESIHDEAPLLQKLPTIVVVVDEFADMMMIVGKKVEELIARIAQKARAAGIHLILATQRPSVDVITGLIKANIPTRMAFQVSSKIDSRTIIDQGGAEQLLGHGDMLYMPPGTSLPIRVHGAFVSDDEVHRVVEAWKLRGAPEYNDDILNGVEEAGSGFEGSSGGGDGDDPEADALYDEAVQFVLESRRASISAVQRKLKIGYNRAARMIEAMEMAGVVTSMNTNGSREVLAPGPVRD; encoded by the coding sequence TTGAAGAAATCCACCGCAGCACCTAAACCAGCCGTCGTTCCGCTCTGGCGCCAGCACTTGCACTACCGACTCAAGGAAGGTGCGCTGATCGCCATCGGTGCCTTGTGCCTGTTCCTGATGATGGCCTTGTTGACCTATGGCAAGGACGATCCGGGCTGGAGTCATAACAGCAAGATCGACGACGTGCAGAACTTCGGCGGGCCTGCGGGCTCCTACAGCGCCGATATCCTGTTCATGGTGCTGGGTTATTTCGCCTACATCTTCCCGTTGTTGCTGGCGATCAAGGCGTACCAGATCTTCCGCCAGCGTCACGAGCCGTGGCAGTGGAGCGGCTGGCTGTTCTCCTGGCGCCTGATCGGCCTGGTGTTCCTGGTGTTGTCGGGTGCGGCCCTGGCCCATATCCATTTCCATGCCGCGACCGGTCTGCCGGCCGGGGCGGGCGGTGCGCTGGGCGAAAGCCTCGGCGAACTGGCCAGGAACGCCCTGAATATCCAGGGCAGCACGCTGTTGTTCATTGCGTTGTTCCTGTTCGGCCTGACCGTGTTTACCGACCTGTCGTGGTTCAAGGTGATGGACATCACCGGCAAGATCACCCTCGACCTGTTTGAACTGTTCCAGGGCGCGGCCAATCGCTGGTGGGCGGCCCGTACCGAGCGTAAACAGCTGGTTGCCCAGTTGCGTGAAGTCGACAACCGTATGGATGAAGTGGTCGCGCCGACCGTCACCGACAAGCGCGAGCAGGCCAAGGTCAAGGAACGGCTGATCGAGCGTGAGCAAGCCCTGAGCAAACACATGTCCGAGCGCGAGAAGCAGGTGCCGCCGGTGATTGCACCCGCGCCGCCAAAACCTGCCGCACCGAGCAAGCGCGTCGAAAAAGAGAAGCAGGCGCCACTGTTCGTCGACAGCGCCGTGGAAGGCACCTTGCCGCCGATTTCGATTCTCGATCCGGCGGAAAAGAAACAGCTCAACTACTCGCCTGAATCCCTGGCTGCGGTTGGCCACTTGCTGGAAATCAAGCTCAAGGAATTCGGCGTTGAAGTCGCGGTTGATTCGATTCACCCGGGTCCGGTGATTACCCGTTACGAAATCCAGCCGGCGGCCGGCGTCAAGGTCAGCCGTATTTCCAACCTGGCCAAAGACCTTGCGCGCTCCCTGGCCGTGACCAGCGTGCGCGTGGTGGAAGTGATTCCGGGCAAGACCACGGTCGGTATCGAGATCCCCAACGAAGACCGGCAGATCGTGCGTTTCTCCGAAGTGTTGTCCACCCCCGAGTACGACAACTTCAAATCCCCGGTCACCCTGGCCCTGGGCCACGACATCGGCGGCAAGCCGGTCATCACTGACCTGGCGAAAATGCCCCACCTGCTGGTGGCCGGTACTACCGGTTCCGGTAAGTCGGTGGGCGTGAACGCGATGATCCTGTCGATCCTGTTCAAGTCCGGCCCGGAAGACGCCAAGCTGATCATGATCGACCCGAAAATGCTGGAGCTGTCGATCTACGAAGGCATTCCGCACCTGCTGTGCCCGGTGGTCACCGACATGAAGGACGCCGCCAACGCCCTGCGCTGGAGCGTTGCCGAGATGGAGCGACGCTACAAGCTGATGGCCAAGATGGGCGTGCGAAACCTCTCGGGCTTCAACGCCAAGGTCAAGGAAGCCCAGGACGCCGGCACGCCGTTGAGCGATCCGCTGTACAAGCGCGAAAGCATCCACGACGAAGCGCCACTGCTGCAAAAGCTGCCAACCATCGTCGTGGTCGTGGACGAATTCGCCGACATGATGATGATCGTCGGCAAGAAGGTTGAAGAACTGATCGCGCGTATCGCCCAGAAGGCGCGTGCGGCCGGTATCCACTTGATCCTTGCGACCCAGCGTCCGTCTGTGGACGTGATCACCGGTCTGATCAAGGCCAACATTCCGACCCGCATGGCGTTCCAGGTATCGAGCAAGATCGACTCGCGGACCATCATCGACCAGGGCGGTGCCGAACAACTGCTGGGCCACGGTGACATGCTCTACATGCCGCCGGGCACCAGCCTGCCGATTCGTGTTCACGGTGCTTTCGTGTCCGACGATGAGGTTCACCGCGTGGTGGAAGCCTGGAAACTGCGGGGCGCGCCGGAATACAACGACGACATTCTCAATGGCGTCGAAGAGGCTGGCAGCGGTTTCGAAGGCAGCAGCGGTGGTGGTGACGGTGATGATCCCGAGGCCGACGCGCTGTACGACGAAGCGGTGCAGTTCGTCCTGGAAAGCCGTCGCGCCTCCATTTCCGCGGTTCAGCGCAAGCTGAAGATCGGCTACAACCGCGCCGCGCGCATGATCGAAGCCATGGAAATGGCCGGGGTCGTGACGTCCATGAACACTAACGGTTCGCGTGAAGTCCTGGCCCCTGGCCCGGTGCGTGACTGA
- the trxB gene encoding thioredoxin-disulfide reductase: MSEAKHSRLIILGSGPAGYSAAVYAARANLKPVVITGIQAGGQLTTTVEVDNWPGDVEGLTGPVLMERMQKHAERFATEIVYDHIHTAKLQQRPFELIGDGATYTCDALIIATGASAQYLGLPSEEAFAGKGVSACATCDGFFYRNQVVAVVGGGNTAVEEALYLSNIAKEVHLIHRRDKLRSEKILQDKLFEKAASGNVRLHWNQNLDEVLGDASGVTGARLRDSHTGETRELPLAGVFIAIGHKPNTDLFTGQLEMRDGYLLVKGGSEGDATATAIAGVFAAGDVADHVYRQAVTSAGAGCMAALDAEKYLDDIPAV; this comes from the coding sequence ATGAGCGAAGCGAAGCATTCCCGCCTGATTATCCTGGGCTCCGGCCCTGCCGGTTACAGCGCAGCCGTTTATGCCGCCCGCGCCAACCTCAAGCCCGTCGTCATTACCGGCATACAGGCAGGTGGCCAGCTCACCACCACCGTCGAAGTCGATAACTGGCCAGGCGACGTAGAAGGCCTGACCGGACCGGTGCTGATGGAGCGCATGCAAAAACACGCCGAACGCTTTGCCACCGAGATCGTTTACGACCACATCCATACGGCCAAGTTGCAACAACGGCCGTTTGAACTGATTGGCGATGGCGCAACTTATACCTGTGACGCACTGATCATTGCCACCGGCGCTTCCGCACAATACCTGGGCCTGCCATCGGAAGAAGCCTTCGCTGGCAAAGGGGTTTCGGCGTGCGCGACCTGTGACGGGTTCTTCTATCGCAACCAAGTGGTCGCGGTGGTCGGCGGCGGTAATACGGCAGTCGAGGAAGCCTTGTACCTGTCCAACATCGCCAAGGAAGTGCACCTGATCCATCGGCGCGACAAGCTGCGCTCGGAGAAAATCCTCCAGGACAAACTCTTCGAAAAAGCCGCCAGCGGCAATGTCCGCCTGCACTGGAACCAGAATCTGGACGAAGTGCTCGGCGATGCCAGCGGCGTGACCGGCGCCCGCCTGCGCGACAGCCACACCGGCGAAACCAGGGAGCTGCCGTTGGCCGGGGTGTTTATCGCCATCGGCCATAAACCCAACACCGACCTGTTCACGGGCCAACTGGAAATGCGCGACGGGTATCTGCTGGTCAAGGGTGGCAGCGAAGGCGATGCCACCGCTACGGCGATTGCAGGCGTGTTTGCCGCCGGCGACGTGGCCGACCACGTTTATCGCCAGGCCGTTACGTCTGCCGGGGCCGGTTGCATGGCGGCACTGGACGCCGAAAAATACCTCGACGACATTCCTGCCGTTTGA